Genomic window (Curtobacterium sp. MCLR17_007):
CTGTCGAACGACGGGGGGGCGCCGAGCCCTGTGCGGCGTAGCCGCCTACTGGCGGGGACCGCGCTGGGTTGGGTCACCCGTGACGGGCGGTTCCTTCGTCACTGCGCGGTCGGTGTCCTGCTGCCGGCGCGCCTTGAGGCGATCGAACACATCGCCTCCGGCGCTGTCGGGCCGGGTCCCGCCGCGGCGGGCACGGAGCCTGTCGATCGACGACTCCTTCCGGTCGGCCGCCTGCTCGCGCAGCACCGACGACTTGTGCGCGGCGACGATCCGAGCGTGAAGGTCCTGCCCGACGGGTCGCTCGCGCAGTCCCGCCGGGACCGCGTCGGCGGCTTCAGCGTCGACGTTGTACCGGGTTCGGAACGTGTCGACCTCGCCGGCGAGGCGGACCCATGCCTCGCGGCGTGCGGGATCTTCCGGGACAGCGCCGAGCTGCGCAGCCCAGGCGGGCTGTTTCGCGGCGACCTGGTGCCCGCGCTCAAGCAGGCGAGCGTGAATGTGGTCGTAGCGGTCCTGCAGCTCGGTCCGCCAGTCGTCGTCGACGCCCGCGGCGCGCAGCGGACGCGGGTCGGCGATCCACGCCGGCACGTCGGGGACGTCGACGGTCGGGTGCTCGGCGATCCACGCAGCGGTTGCGTCCTTGACGCGGCCGGCGAGGGCGGCCGGGACGTTCTCGACCTGCTCGAGCGGCTTGTCGGTCCAGGCGCGGTAGAGCACGTCGGCAGGTTCGAGGCCGGCGGCCTCGGCCTGACGGAGCGCCGCCTTCGTGACGGCCCAGGTCGGCTCGGCGGTGATCGCTGCCGCGGCGTCGCGGCCGAGAGCGGTGTCGGCGGCGACGGCGAACCGGCGGTCGTCGAGTTGCTGCAGGAGGTCGGCGTACTCGTCGGCGAGCCGGGTCACCTGACCGGCTTCCTGCTGAGCGACCCGCAGCTGCTCGTGCGCGGTCAGGTTGGGGTCGACGTTGCCGGCGATCCTCGCCAGGACGTCGCGCATGTCCTGGCCGGGCTCGGTGATGACGACGAAGGTGTTGCGGTGGCGTCCACGGGTACCGCCGACGTAGGCGGCGTTGCGCGACGTCGACGCGTCGACCATCTGCCACATGGTGTCGCCGGTGTTGCCCTGCTCGCCGTGGGTGGTGCGGGCGTAGCCGAGCTGGGCGTGCTGCTTGACGTAGTCGGCCGGCAGACGCAGCTTGCCGCCGTGGCCGGCGTGCACGACGTCGAGGGAACCGTCCTCGTGGACACGCTCGACCGTCCACCGGTCGCCGTTCTTCACGAACTCGCGGCCGCGGTGCATCCGCTGCTTGTAGTCGTTCTTGCGGGTCACGAGCCGGTCTCCGACGTGCGCTTGGAAGCCGTCCATGAGGTCCGCACCCCGACGGCCCGAGACCTCGCCGGTGGTGAAGCGGTATGCCTGCGCACGCGCGTTCAGCTCAGCGACCTGCGTCCGGGTGGGTGCGGCCATGAGAGCGTCGAGGCCCTGGTCGATGTCCTGCTGCCAGCCGTTGAAGATGTGGTCGGCCATCCGGTCAGCGTCGCCGCCCACGACGCGGTCGTTGGCGAGGTGCCATGCCCACGGATCCTTCACCGTCGGGTCGCGCAGCAGCAGCGTCGCGGCAGCTTCGTCGGGGTTGCTGAAGCGGTGGAGTTCATCGAGGTGGGTCGCGCCGACCTCGTGCTCGAGCAGGCGCAGCATGCCGCCGGAGGCGACTGCGTCGAGCTGCTTGTCGTCGCCGATGAACCGGACGTGGGCGCCGGTGAGCTCGGCGATGCGGACGACCTTCGCGAGGTTCACCGTGCCGGCCATGCCGGCTTCGTCGACCACGATCACATCGCCACGGCGCAGGTCGATGTCACCCGTGATGGACTTCGCCTCGAGCAGCTGCTCGAGGGTTGTGCCGACGAGGAACTTGTCGAGCGTGACGGCCTTGATGCCGACCGCGTCGGACATGACCGCGGCCGCGGCCGCGGACGGGGTCAGGCCGATCATGCGACCACCCTCGGCTTCGATGGCACGGGCGGCGACCTTCAGCGCAGTCGTCTTCCCGGTACCGGCGGGGCCGACGCCGACCATGACGCGCACTGGGTCACACGCGAACGCCGCGGCGAGAGCGGCCTGTCCGGCGTCAAGGTGGGAACCGTGCTTCGCCTTCGCAGCCGCGAACGTAACCGGCTGGACCGGCCCGAGGGTGCGGTCCTTTGCAGCGTCGAGGATAATCCGCTCCGCGTCGAACACCGCCTGCGACGAGAACACCACCGCGCCCTTGGACACGTACGGAGAGGAGCCGTCGCGCATCGCGACGGGCTGGAACGTGCCGTGCGCTGGGGGCGGGGTGAGACGGATCGAGTGGCCGTCGATGACGGTCTTCGTGATGATCGCGGCGCCGGTCTTGCTGTCCAGCCCGGGCATCCCACGGTGTTCGTTCACCCACTGCTCGGCGGCGATCTGCACGTTGTTGACGCCCCACGTCGAGCGGGCCTCCGACACCTTCGCCAGGATCGTACGGGCCGCGTCCTCCGGGTCGAACGGTGCCTCCTGGTCGGAGCCGAGGCCACGACCGAGGAGAGCACCGACTTCGAGGTCCTGGCGTCGTGTGCTCTTCCGCGCCGCGTCGAACCACGCCGTCGCGACCACGGCGACGGGGCGGATGTGCTCCTTCTTCGGCCGCGTCGCGAGAACCGCCTGCTGCGCGATCTTGCGCCTCGTGGCGCGATCCGGTGAGCGCCCGTGGTCACGTCGGTAGTCCCGCTCGAGGTCCGCGGCGACCCTCCGGGAATCACGCGACCGGGTGGACGATTCCGCGATCAGGTCATCACTGACGCCGGCGAGCTCGACCACAGGAGGGTCGCCGGCGCGCACGGTCCGGGCGCGGGTCGTAGCACCCGTGAGCTCGCACACGTAGTCCATGACCGCTCGGTTGTGGATCGCCGCAGCGGTCATCGCCTGACGGTGCAGCAGCTTCGAGTCGAGGGTCCGCCACTTGCCGTCGGAGCCGAGCACCCGGTTCGCGACCACCACGTGGTCGTGCAACTGCGGGTCCCCAGACCGGGAATCGTGATGGCGGAACTTCGTCGCGATCAGACCGCCCTCGACGTCGAGCTGACGGACGCCGTTCACGCCTGCGCGGGTGGCGATAGCGTTCTCCTCGAGCCACGCAATCGAGTCGGCGATCGCGCGCTCCTGCGCCTGCTCGATCAGTCGAGCAGTCGCGTGGTCGTCCTGCGCGATCGCCGCGGCCCACGCGATCGAGACTGACTTCGGCGGCGAGAACGTGAGGTCGATCCCCGACACGGTGTTGCGATCCGAGCGAGTGGCGGCGGTGATGAACTTCCCGAGTTCCTCGCCGTCCGCGGCGGCACGGCCGTTCGCTTCTCGGAACGCCTGCGCGCCGACAGCGGTCCGAAGCTGAGCGCGTTCCTTCGCGTCGGGCTCGCGGTGGCGGGTGCGCTCGAAGCGGTCCTCGGCTTCCTTGATCGCGGCCGCGAGCTTCGTCGACGACGCGGACATACGGTGCGGAGCGCGACCGAGCCGGGCCTCCTTCTCGGCATCGGCGAAGCTCTTCCCGGCCTCCATCGAAGCAGCGATCATGGCCTCAGCGTCGGGGTGGAGCCCCTCACCGAACAGGGCCTTCATCTGCGCTTCGGTGACCTCGCCGGCCATCCCCAGCAGACCGATCCCGCCACCGACCCACTGCCCCGGAGGGTTCCCCTCAACGGTGTAGTAGTCGCCGATCTCGCGGCCCTGCGCGCGTCGCACGTCGCCGGTCGCGACCTCCGACGTGTAGTAGGTGTAGCCGTCCCCGGTCGACAGCACATGCAGGCTCATCGTCACAGCGCATCACCCGGAACGGGTAGTGCGGCAGCGGAGAGCATGCCGCAAGGGTACCCCACTCATTCATAATGCCAATGGTGTGATCGCCGGTGAACCGAAGGATGAGGGGAACGGGCTCGCGAGCTATGGTGAGCGCGGATGCTGGTTGAGACCACGAGAACGGCAAGCATCGACGACTGAGGGACGAAGGATGTCGGTGCTGAGAGTGGAGTGCGTCGAAGGCAGCATCCGAGCCAGAACCGCATGACGGTTCTGGCTCGGACAGACTCGGTCCGGCTTGCCCGGTCCGCTCCCGAACCGCGTCGCGGTCGGGAGCTGTAGCCGTTAGGTCGCAAGGGGCGGCCGACCACGATCGGGAGGGATCGAGATGGCAGAGAACCGGAAGTCAGCAACGCAGGCCGCCGCCCGGAAGGCCGCGCGCGAGCGCGCCGCCGAGCGGGCCGCGGAGTTCCGTCGTCGGCAGGAGCAGCTCGAGGAGCTCGCCGCCGAGTACTTCGTCGCCGTCGACGCAGTCGACACGATCGAGGCAGACGCGGAAGAGCGCATCGCGGCGATCCGTGCCGAGACGGAGCAGAGGGCCCAGGCGTCGCGTGCGGAGGCCGCTGGCATCGTCGGGCGGATGCTCGACACCAAGGTCTCCCGCGACGAGGTCGCCGAGCGCCTCGGTATCCCGGTGCGTGAGGTGAAGCGGTTCAAGCCGAAGGCGGCCGCCGTCACGCCGGACACTGCCGGCGACATGGTCGATCGCCCGGAGGGCGACGCTGGCGAGCAGCACAGCGCGGACAACGAGCAGCCGGGCGAGCACGCCGCCTATGCGGCGTAGCGGTCGTGTGCTGGTGGTGCTTCGCTGAGATCGACGGCACCGCGGACTACTGTCCGCGGTGCCGTCGGTCGTTGCGGGTCTACCCGGAGCAATGGGTAAGCGCGCGCGACCCGAGCGACGTCGAGCGGTGCCCCACCTGCGAGAGCCGCTTCACCCGCGCCGACTACGAGTGTCCAGAGTGCGGCCGCCCCTTGCGGGCGTCCCGTGACGGCCGTCTCAGCACCTGACGTGACCTAGCCCCGAGCCGCAGTCGTACTCGGGGCTGCGTTGTGTCTGGGGCCGCTGTCGTCACCAGAGTGTCGGTGTGTCCGACGCGATGCCGGTGCGGCATGCGCGCACGGCTGCGGCGTCCCACCCGTGCTCCCGGAACGCTTCGCGCAGTTCGCGGGACAGTCGCACGCGTTCCGATCGTGGCAGACCCGACGTGCGCAGCGTCGTCCACTCGTTGCGGTGCCGGCCGCGCCGCACGCGCTCGAGCATGTTCCCGCGATGCGTCCCGGGCGCAAGGTGGGACACGGCTTCGTCGACGTCGACGTGGACGCACAGTGGGACATCGCAGGCGTGTAGCAGGAGGACGTCGGGGAGCAGAGCGACGCCGGTCAGGTGTTCGTACAGCCACCGTTGCGGACGCATCGCACGCTGTCCACCGTCGGGTTGAGGTAGCCAGAACCGCCCGTACCCGTCGTCCCCGATCGCTCCGGTCCAGATCCAACAGTCGGATCGGTTCGGTCCCTTCACGACATGGGACCAGAACCGATCCGGAGCGGTCGACGTTCCATCGCTGGTCACGTGTCGGTCCTTCCTGCGAGGATCGGGCCATGCGGTTCGTACTGGGGGCATGGATCAATCGGCGGTACACGCGGCTGCCGTCGAGTATCGTGCTCGGGCTGCTGCCCGGGGTGATCTTCATCTTCACCGGCGTGCGCGCGTTCCTCGAGGGCGACTGGATCGCCGGCACTGCGGCCGTCATCTTCGTCGTGCTGCAGGCGCTCGCCTACCCGCTGGCCCGGGAGAGCTACTTCCGCGTGACGCAACCGATGCGCGCCGGCATGGGTGGATGGATCCTGCCGGGACCGCTCGCGCTGCTGATCCTGCTGGTCCGCTTCAACGTCTACATCTACCTGTGGGTCTTGGCGATCCCGGTTGGCATCGCCGGCTTCTGCTACCTCGCGCTCACCGAGCGCGCGGGCAACGGGTGGCGGCTGGCGTAACAGCATCAGCGGCGCGGGCCCTGCTGCGGGCCTCGTCGTTCGTCGCCGGCGGCGGAGCCTCCGCGGAACTGATCGCGCCGGCGGGCTCGCTGTTCCTCAACGCGCTGCTGTAGGCGTTCAATGCTGGACCCGCCGGCCCGCCGCTGCGGACGCGCATCGGGG
Coding sequences:
- a CDS encoding zinc ribbon domain-containing protein — translated: MCWWCFAEIDGTADYCPRCRRSLRVYPEQWVSARDPSDVERCPTCESRFTRADYECPECGRPLRASRDGRLST
- the mobF gene encoding MobF family relaxase; the protein is MSLHVLSTGDGYTYYTSEVATGDVRRAQGREIGDYYTVEGNPPGQWVGGGIGLLGMAGEVTEAQMKALFGEGLHPDAEAMIAASMEAGKSFADAEKEARLGRAPHRMSASSTKLAAAIKEAEDRFERTRHREPDAKERAQLRTAVGAQAFREANGRAAADGEELGKFITAATRSDRNTVSGIDLTFSPPKSVSIAWAAAIAQDDHATARLIEQAQERAIADSIAWLEENAIATRAGVNGVRQLDVEGGLIATKFRHHDSRSGDPQLHDHVVVANRVLGSDGKWRTLDSKLLHRQAMTAAAIHNRAVMDYVCELTGATTRARTVRAGDPPVVELAGVSDDLIAESSTRSRDSRRVAADLERDYRRDHGRSPDRATRRKIAQQAVLATRPKKEHIRPVAVVATAWFDAARKSTRRQDLEVGALLGRGLGSDQEAPFDPEDAARTILAKVSEARSTWGVNNVQIAAEQWVNEHRGMPGLDSKTGAAIITKTVIDGHSIRLTPPPAHGTFQPVAMRDGSSPYVSKGAVVFSSQAVFDAERIILDAAKDRTLGPVQPVTFAAAKAKHGSHLDAGQAALAAAFACDPVRVMVGVGPAGTGKTTALKVAARAIEAEGGRMIGLTPSAAAAAVMSDAVGIKAVTLDKFLVGTTLEQLLEAKSITGDIDLRRGDVIVVDEAGMAGTVNLAKVVRIAELTGAHVRFIGDDKQLDAVASGGMLRLLEHEVGATHLDELHRFSNPDEAAATLLLRDPTVKDPWAWHLANDRVVGGDADRMADHIFNGWQQDIDQGLDALMAAPTRTQVAELNARAQAYRFTTGEVSGRRGADLMDGFQAHVGDRLVTRKNDYKQRMHRGREFVKNGDRWTVERVHEDGSLDVVHAGHGGKLRLPADYVKQHAQLGYARTTHGEQGNTGDTMWQMVDASTSRNAAYVGGTRGRHRNTFVVITEPGQDMRDVLARIAGNVDPNLTAHEQLRVAQQEAGQVTRLADEYADLLQQLDDRRFAVAADTALGRDAAAAITAEPTWAVTKAALRQAEAAGLEPADVLYRAWTDKPLEQVENVPAALAGRVKDATAAWIAEHPTVDVPDVPAWIADPRPLRAAGVDDDWRTELQDRYDHIHARLLERGHQVAAKQPAWAAQLGAVPEDPARREAWVRLAGEVDTFRTRYNVDAEAADAVPAGLRERPVGQDLHARIVAAHKSSVLREQAADRKESSIDRLRARRGGTRPDSAGGDVFDRLKARRQQDTDRAVTKEPPVTGDPTQRGPRQ